The genomic stretch GCAAACGGATAAAAATAACCTTCAGACCTGTTGTCAATCAAGGAAAGGTGGCTATACTTTTCACCTAAACCATTCTTTACGATTTGCAGGAACTTTTCGTACTCTTCACGAACCATGCAAATATCAATATCATCGTCCCAAGGGATATAACCCTTATGACGGACAGCCCCCAACAAGGAACCAAATGCCAAATAATACTGCAGGTTGTATTCCTTGCAAATGGTGGCAATATCATCAAGAACATCCATCTGGACTTTTCTGATGTCTTCCTGGCTCATCATCTTCATTTTGAAGCCTCTTTCATCTTATCCTTGAGATCGGAAGTAGAAACACCCTTGGTGTAGGGCAAATATTCAATGCTTACGCCAAGTTCAGCAAACTGCTTTTCAGTGCGATTGTATCGTTCGGAACCTTTCCAGTCATCGCCAGAAAAAAGCACATCAAAATGAAACCTTTTCAAGGCTAGCATCTTGTCATCAATTTCTTCAAGGGTAATGGTCGAAACTTCATCTACGCACTTTAAGGCACCTACAATACGAATTCGATCGTTTTCCGGAACCACGGGAGTCTTGTGTTTTACCTGGGTCACATAGTCGTCGCCACATACGGCAACAATCAAGTGATCGCACTGAGCCTTGCAGCGTTCCAGCAAATTTAAATGTCCCACATGGAACAAGTCAAAGACTCCAGTAGTAAAACCAACTTTATACTTTTTCATACATTCCTCTCCACATAAAAATAGACAATTTTCAATGAAGGAATGTTGTTTTTTTCCATATAAGCCGACGAATCAACAAAAACGGCTCTTGAGATGTATCCAAAGGGAAAATTGCAAGACTAACGCTTAGCAGAAGCCTTGTCTTTTTCCAGTCTTTTTTTCTGAAGCATCCATTGCAAGCCAAGTGCCGCAAGGATCAACACGTAAATACAAATCTTCTCTGGAATCGAGGGAGTGAACACATCCAGGTTCAAAAGGATATAGAATGCGACAAGTCCGACAATCCAGATCATCTGGGAAATCAATCTTGACGAATAAGGCCACAAGCCAAGTTTAGCCAGATACGCATTGTTCCACACCATTGCTATTACGTTGTACGTAAGCATAGAAAGGGCGGCCCCCACAAGACCATAAGCAGGAACAAGGAAATAACCAGAAATAAGAGCTACCGCCAGAGAGAAAATATTCATTTTCAAAGTATAGAGACTCTTGCCGATTCCGTTCATAATTACAATGGCCATACCCCAGAAACCGGCCAACAGATGGACCAGCAAAAGGATGCCCAAAGTTTCCGGCTGGACAATAAACTCCTTACCAGCAATGCTTAGTATTTCACCCGGGAATAGAATGATAAAGAAGCCCACGATAAGCTGGATGTAGGTCACCATAGAAACACAATAGGAATAGACCGGCTTCAAATCCGTCTTGAGGCGATCACGGTCCATCCCTGCAATGACGGGGGTTAGAATGGGAGTGAAACCAACGCGGATGGTCTGCAAAGCATTGGAAACCGTCACCATGATGCCGTAGGCACCAGCCATTTCAGGGCCCAAGAACATCATCACCATCCACAATCCAGAACGAATCAGGAACGAGGATACAAACTCGTTAAAGCCTAGGGGAAGCGAGTAAATCAAAAGCTGCTTGGAAACCCGGAAAACAGGGTTTAAAGGCATCTCAGGGAACTGCCTGCGCACTAATGTAAAATGGACCGCAAAACCGCCCAGCTGGCCCACCAGAAGGCCCAAAGGCAAAGCATGGGGGATGCCCAGGAAATGCATGGCTATGGAAGAAGCCGGAGCAAGAACCGCTACCAAAAAAGAGTTGATAAAAATGGCATTTTGGGGTTTTCGATTGCTTTCAGAGGTATTACTCAAGACATAGCACGCTGCGTAAAACACCAAAGACAAGCCGTACCACGGCATCTCCTTTGAAATCAATGGCGTAAAGGAACCTACAAAGATAACGAGAGTACAGAGGAAAGCAACAGCAACGGCAATCCAGAAAGAGCCCATGATACCGTCATAGGACGGACGATTCTGCAACTTGTTCTGGGGGAGGTACCAGTACAAGCCCTTATCCAGCCCCAAAGTCGACGATCTGGAAATGGTCAAAAGCAAGGTTTGTGTAGAAACAAATACACCAAATTCCGCAGGACCAAAAATACGAGCGAGCAAAATGGTCAACATAGGACCACACACTTTCAGGATGGTACCAATAATATTTACCACCACGCTCTTTTTTAGATATTTACTGTCAGCATCAAGTTTATCCATTACATTAAAAAATAGTTTTTTTACTATGTTTGTAGCAGTATGGTACAATTAAGTCAAACATCGTGGCAAGAATATTCCCTTCTAAATGTGATGGAAACCTTGCAGTATGCCCCGATGAATTTACAGATTGGAAAGAACCCTATTTTGCACTACACATTCCCCAAGGAATTGGTAGCAGGTTCCAGTGTGAACTACTACATCCAGTGCGGGTTCAAATCCATCAAGTGGACTGGCATCATCAGTTCGGTGAACGAAAACAAGGTCACCGTCCGTCTTGGTGAAGGCCCGTTCCGCGGTTTTACCGCAAGCCATCAGTTTGTTTCTGAAGATTCCATGACCGCAATTTACGACGAGTTCTCCTTCCAGGGTTTCACAACTATCCCTGAAGAAGCCTTCGCCGCAATCATCAGCAAGACAGGTGTTGTGCACGCAATCAACGCTCGCAAGGATGCTCGCAACATTATCTTGGCAATGGAAAGCCAGAAGAAGACCCAGGCCTTCGAAGCCTTGGATCAAAGCGCTACCGCAGGCTAAATCTTTCCAGGGGCGCTGGATTCTATGTACAAAAACCTTGAACAGGCTCTGCTAGACTTAGAAAAAGCAGGCATGCTTAAGCGTGTCCAGCAGGAAGTAGATCCTTATCTGGAAATGGCAGAAATAGCCCGACAAACCTTCGAAGCCGGAGGTCCCGCGCTGCTGTTTGAAAAGGTCAAGGGAAGCAAATTCCGCGCCGTTTGTAACATCTTCGGCACGGAAGAGAGACTGCAGTTTCTCTTTCGAAAAAGCCTGACTGCCACCCAAACTGCGGTGCAGTTCAAGTCCAATCCGATTGAATTTTTCAAGAAGATTCAGCCCGTTCAATGGTTGAAAGCCGCAAGCGCCGGCGTTTGTGCTTTACCCCGCAAGAGCGGCAACATCAGAGATTTCGAGGAATGTTCCTTGCAAGATCTGCCCCAGTTGGTCAGCTGGCCGAACGACGGAGGAGCCTTCATTACATTGCCCCAGGTTGCCACAAGGCCTGGTGAAAAAGCAAGTGTCATGACCACAAATGTAGGCATGTACCGCGTGCAGATTTCCGGTAACGAATACCGCCCTGGCGAAGAATGCGGGCTCCACTACCAGATCATGCGTGACATCGCAAGGCACCACCAGAAGGCCATTGAGGAAAATCGCCCACTGAAGGTAAGCGTTTTCATCGGCGGACCACCAGCACATACGGTCGCCGCAGTAATGCCTATGCCGGAGAATCTGTCCGAATTGGTTTTCGCAGGTATGCTAGGCGGAAAGCGTTTCCGTTACTTTGTTCATGACGG from Fibrobacter sp. encodes the following:
- a CDS encoding adenylyltransferase/cytidyltransferase family protein, which encodes MKKYKVGFTTGVFDLFHVGHLNLLERCKAQCDHLIVAVCGDDYVTQVKHKTPVVPENDRIRIVGALKCVDEVSTITLEEIDDKMLALKRFHFDVLFSGDDWKGSERYNRTEKQFAELGVSIEYLPYTKGVSTSDLKDKMKEASK
- a CDS encoding polysaccharide biosynthesis protein → MDKLDADSKYLKKSVVVNIIGTILKVCGPMLTILLARIFGPAEFGVFVSTQTLLLTISRSSTLGLDKGLYWYLPQNKLQNRPSYDGIMGSFWIAVAVAFLCTLVIFVGSFTPLISKEMPWYGLSLVFYAACYVLSNTSESNRKPQNAIFINSFLVAVLAPASSIAMHFLGIPHALPLGLLVGQLGGFAVHFTLVRRQFPEMPLNPVFRVSKQLLIYSLPLGFNEFVSSFLIRSGLWMVMMFLGPEMAGAYGIMVTVSNALQTIRVGFTPILTPVIAGMDRDRLKTDLKPVYSYCVSMVTYIQLIVGFFIILFPGEILSIAGKEFIVQPETLGILLLVHLLAGFWGMAIVIMNGIGKSLYTLKMNIFSLAVALISGYFLVPAYGLVGAALSMLTYNVIAMVWNNAYLAKLGLWPYSSRLISQMIWIVGLVAFYILLNLDVFTPSIPEKICIYVLILAALGLQWMLQKKRLEKDKASAKR